The nucleotide sequence ACTGAAAATATATCGTAACGGCATCGCCGATAGCGTGAAAATCATTGTCAAGTAAAAAAATCAATATAAAAAAGTCATGAAAAAGATATTCAGCTTCCTTCTTTCCGGGGTATTGTCTCTCTTTATTTATGCTTCGGGAATAACCATCGGAGGCAAAACCTATGCGGTAGATACCATCGTACACTCGCACGATATAGGTCCCGGTACGAAATATGCCTTTTACGATATACCCGCCTATCCGCTTAAATTCCATGTCATGGAAGTGGACCTTACCAATCCATACGTAGACATCGAGACTTGCCTTAGCGGAGACAAAGCCGTCGCAACGGAGACCCCGTCGAGTATGTCGGCCCGCAACAACCGTCCGGGGCACGAAGTCCTCGGTGCGACGAACGGCGACTTCTATCAATACCAAGATCCCATCGAAATAGGAATCCCCCGCAGCGGGCAATACCGTCGGGGCGAATGCGTGACGAATCCGGTAGGGCGCGCCTCATTCGTCCTCACTCCCGATCGGGTTCCTTACATCGACCGTGTAAACTTCGCCGGAACCGTACGTTCCGGCGATAACAGCCACCGGTTACACGCCGTAAACATGCAACGTCTGGAATGGGAAACAGAAACCGCCCCCAACTTCATGCTGCTATACACCAACGCCTACGGTACGGAAACTCACGCCACCACCGGCGGAACGAAGGTCATGCTGCATGCCAAAGAGGGCGAATTGTTTTTCGGGGCGAACAAAAACATCGTGTGCGTTGTCGATTCGGTTTTCGCCAATCCGGGCATATCGCCTATTCCCGAACAAAGAGCGGTCTTATACGGAGTAGGCACAGCCGAAACCTTTTTGAAAAGCCTCTCGGCCGGCGACGAACTGACTGTCTTTTTAGGTACAGATCTTGCCTCGGCTCCGGGTTTGCTGACCGACTTCAAGGAACAAATGGGCGGAAGCGACCACATCATATTGAAAAACGGAGTCCCGGCCGACGTATGGGACGAAGAACACCCCAGAACATGTATGGGTATTTCGCAGGATAAAACCAAAGTCTATCTTATGGTAGTAGACGGCCGTCGGGCAGGATACTCGGCAGGGGCAACCCTCAGTGTATTAGGCGATCTGTTCCTTGCCATAGGCGCATACGATGCTGTCAATCTCGACGGCGGAGGATCCTCGGCAATGGTTATCAACCAACAAATAGTCAATCGACCTTCCGATAATAAGGAACGAGCTGTCGGTAACGGCGTACTGGTCATTTCAAAAGCGCCGATCGACGATGTTACCGCCCGATTGGAATTCGAGCCGATTCACTATATACTTCCCTCCTACTGTCGGTTTATCCCCCAAGTGACGGCATACAACCAATACGGATTGATCGTGAACCCCGACTTCAAGGATTATACGCTTTCCTGTTCCCCCGAAATAGGTTACATAGACGAGAGCAATGCATTCGTAGCTTACGGTAATCCGGGACACGGAACCATCACGGCAACCTACAATGGCATATCGGTGACAAAAGATGTAACCATACAAGAAACCGATTTCGCCATGCGTCTCGACTCCGTAATTTTGGACGGATACGAAGAGTATCCCATCGAAATATCGGCTATAATCGACGACAAAGAATTCGTACTGAATCCGTCGACCCCTCAATGGGAGGTCGCCGACCCGGAAATATGCGGTATATCGAACGGCGTTTTATCGGGTCTGAAAAACGGCGTAACGACTGTAACCGGAAAGCTCGATGATTTTACCGGCTCTTTGAAGGTAAAAGTAGAAATACCGCAAACTCATATTCAACAGGCCGACCAGTTCACCTCCGGCTGGGAACTCACAAGTATCTCGGCGATAACCGACGTGGCTCTGACACCCCATGCGAATGGAGAAACAAACCTCGAATACACATACAAAAGCGGCAGACAGCCTTACATACAAATGGCTAAAACTTTCAGCTTTTACAGTATCCCCGATACATTCAGAATAACGCTCAACACAGGCGACACCAAATGTTCCAAAATAACCATGTCGATGAAAGGCGGACTTATGCCGACCTCGCAAATCATGGAATGGCCCGCAGTGAACCCCAACGAAGACTTCACCTATGAAGTCGCCATGAACGACTTCTTGGACGATAAAGAAGACCTCGGCAATTACCCCGTACAGTTCCAATATCTTAAATTTTTCTTGGATGCCTCCTCACAGACCGCAGGACAAAAATATAAGATTCGCATCAAAAATTTCGATTTGGTATACGACAAAGTCACTTTGAGCGTCCCAAACATTGCATTGGCATCCGCGTTACGAGTTTTTCCTAATCCGGTTAAAGCCGGTGAGACAGACGTATATCTGCAAATCGAAGAACCGGCCGAAATATCGGTACAAGTGTATGACTTGAACGGGAAACTGCTCGTTTCGAAAGATTACGGCAAGTGCGAAAGCGGAGTCATAGCCATACCCATTTCGAGCCTGCAACCCGGCAATTATCTGCTGAACATCAACAAAGACGGTAAAAGCGATGTCGCCAAACTGATTATCAAATAAATCACTTATCCACAAAATCATGAAAAAGGAACTATTCGTTTTCGCCTTATCTGCCCTATGCGGATTAAGTGCCGAAGCAACCATAAACATCGCAGGCGTGGAGAAACAGGTAGACACGCTGGAATGCCGTACGGTAGGGCCGGGCGTTCAATATGTGCGTATGCACATGCCCGAATATCCACTGGACGTCTATACCATGACTATCGATCTGAACAATCCGTATAACGATGTGGATGCTTTCATCGGGAAAAACCATGCCGGAAGTACCGAGGCCATGACCTCGGCATATACCCGATTGTCCACTCCCGAACATCAATCCATCGGGTCGATAAACGGTAACTTCTGGATTGTTTCAGGACAAAATATGGACGACCGCCTACTGGGACAACCGCACAGCGGTTGTATAGTGAACGGAGAAATAGCCACTGAACCGAATGGCTGGAACCGAGCCGGACGAGGAGACGAAATAGAGAAATTGCAGGAGATAGGATTCGTCGTTCTCGACCAAGAAAAAAAAATGTGGATCGACGACATGAATTTCGAGGCGAAAGTCATAAACGCCGCCAACGAAAGTTTCGCCATCGCCGAAGTGAACCGTATCCGCAATGAAAACGAAATTGTACTTTACAACCACTTTACCGGACAAACGACCAGCGACATCGACGGAACCGATGTACTCATCAAACCCGTCGAGGGAGCATCGTGGGGGCTTAACAAGGACGTGGAATGCGTCGTAACCCGTATCGTGCAAAGCAAAGGCGGAACCGAACTCGAAGAGGGTGAATATGCTCTTTCGGGAAACGGAACAGGTGCAGAGTTTCTAAACCAAATGAATGTCGGCGATAAAGTAAAGATAAATACAAAACTTACTACCCGCACCGACAATCTGATTCCCATAGCTGAGCAAATGCTCACCGGTAACGCTCTCGTCATGAGGGAAGGGAAATTGACTCCCCGAAACGAAAACGAAGCATATAACTCGCAAACCTATTCGCGCTCGGGTATAGGCATGTCGCAAGACGGAAAGACGCTCTATCTGATCGTTATCGATTACAAGTCGAGCACTTCGGTAGGGACAAACACGGCGACGATGTGTTACATACTGAAACAAGCGGGAGCTTGGAACGTGGCCAACATGGATGCCGGAGGATCGGCTCAGATGATGTTGAGAGGTAATCTCGTCAACAACCCGGCCGACGGAAAGGAACGTCCGGTATCGAACGGATTCATGATCTTTACCAACGCTCCCGAAGACAACACGTTGAACAGCCTTGCTTTCGATAATTACAATTTGGAAGTTCCTTCCTACTCTTGTTTCGAGCCGACTATTCTGGGATACAACTCATACGGCGTATTGATCGATACCGATGTGCAAGAATTTACATTAAGTTGCGATGCCTCGTTAGGAACCATTTCTTCGGACGGAAAAAAATTCTATGCCTCGCCGAATGCGACTTCGGGTTACCTTCACGTCACTTCGGGAACAGCGACAGGAAAAATAAAGGTAACTGTAAAAGAAACGGATATCGTCATGAAGAACAGTGAAATCATAGCCGACAAGGCTCACCCCTACTCTCTCGAAGTCATTTCTCATATCGGCGAAAACACGTTCACATACGACCCTTCGTCATTGTCTTGGAGTATCGAAGACCCGACTGTCTGCAAAATTGAAAACGGAATATTGACCGGAATAAAAAACGGAACGACGAACATTACCGGCAGCATAGGCAACTTCTCCGGGAACATGAAGGTAACCGTCGAAATACCGGAATCCCCCAAAATCCCGGCCGATGATTTTTCCGGCTGGACTACAAAATCCATCAGCTCCATCACCGATGCCACCGTTACTCCTTCGGGGAACAATCAGGCCATATTGGGATTCACTTACAAAACCGGACGACTCCCATACGTAGAAATGGACAAAGCGATTACCCTTTACAGTATTCCCGATACCTTGCGCATGCTAATCAATAGTGAGATACCCGTGTCGAAAATACAAATAGCCTGCAAAGCCAATGGCGACAAAGAGCAGTATCTCGAATACGAAGGAATAACAGTCAATGAAGATTATCTCATCAGCATTCCTCTGTCCGATATCACCGGAAAAAACAACAGAGGAGGATTTCCCGTCTCTCTGAATTATATCAAATTCTATATCAACACGACCGGGACGATTAGCGGACAAGCCTATAAGATACATATCAAGGAGTTCTCTCTGGTCTATAACGGCATAGAAAGCGGAATAGACGAGACGGTGGCCGGTAACAAAAACATGGTCGTCTACCCGAATCCAATAACGGGCAATACCCTCTTCTTACAGGGGGAGAACATCGTTCCCGGTTCGTCGATACGCATATACGACCGAGTGGGGGCATTGATACTGGAACAACTACTCGACGAAACAGGAATCGTAAACATCGGCGACCAACAGCCGGGTGTATACATCGTGAACGTGCAAAATGAGCTAGGGACCCATGTATGCAAAATCGTTATTCAATAACTTAATTCATTATAATCCATGAGAGTAAATTTAACCATAATCCTGCTAGCATGTATCGCATCGCTATCGGGACAGAATGTAAAAGTTACCAAACATTACGAGATAACCCCTTCGGTCGGACAATCGGCCTTCTATCCGATACTTAGTCCCGACGGGAATCGAATCGTATATACTTCTGAAAATTTTTCCGGCTTAAAATCATACGATTTTGCGTCAGGGAAAAACCAGATTATCACTACTGCCGAGGGAGCCGGGTTCGACCCGATTTTCAGCACCGACGGTTCAACGGTGTATTATCGGCCGCAAAGCATCATAAACGGACGTGTTCACCGATCTTTGAAAGAATATAACTTGATCGAGAAAGCCGAAAAACAACTTATCGCCCCAACCCGCGATTTGAAACGTCCGGTCGCCATCTCAGGCGGTATGGAAGTAGTGGCCGACAATAAACTTATGAAAAGTACAGGCTCTCAAATAAGCGGGAACTATGTCTATTCCATCATCAAAGAGGGAAAAATAATCGTGTGCGACGGTAAAAACACCCGCATATTACGTCCTTACGGCGACAAAGTGGAAAGTTATTTGTGGACAGCCGTATCGCCCGACGGATCCAAAATCGTGACTTATGCCATAGGCGTAGGAACCGTTGTACTCGATATGCAGGGTAACA is from Barnesiella intestinihominis YIT 11860 and encodes:
- a CDS encoding TolB family protein; this translates as MRVNLTIILLACIASLSGQNVKVTKHYEITPSVGQSAFYPILSPDGNRIVYTSENFSGLKSYDFASGKNQIITTAEGAGFDPIFSTDGSTVYYRPQSIINGRVHRSLKEYNLIEKAEKQLIAPTRDLKRPVAISGGMEVVADNKLMKSTGSQISGNYVYSIIKEGKIIVCDGKNTRILRPYGDKVESYLWTAVSPDGSKIVTYAIGVGTVVLDMQGNILAELGDYESPTWYGNDFVAAMKATDDGHQFTSSKIVLLDCNSKQVHDLTSPSEMGMNPSASAEAGRIVYSTVEGKLFMLELNVTK
- a CDS encoding phosphodiester glycosidase family protein, whose protein sequence is MKKIFSFLLSGVLSLFIYASGITIGGKTYAVDTIVHSHDIGPGTKYAFYDIPAYPLKFHVMEVDLTNPYVDIETCLSGDKAVATETPSSMSARNNRPGHEVLGATNGDFYQYQDPIEIGIPRSGQYRRGECVTNPVGRASFVLTPDRVPYIDRVNFAGTVRSGDNSHRLHAVNMQRLEWETETAPNFMLLYTNAYGTETHATTGGTKVMLHAKEGELFFGANKNIVCVVDSVFANPGISPIPEQRAVLYGVGTAETFLKSLSAGDELTVFLGTDLASAPGLLTDFKEQMGGSDHIILKNGVPADVWDEEHPRTCMGISQDKTKVYLMVVDGRRAGYSAGATLSVLGDLFLAIGAYDAVNLDGGGSSAMVINQQIVNRPSDNKERAVGNGVLVISKAPIDDVTARLEFEPIHYILPSYCRFIPQVTAYNQYGLIVNPDFKDYTLSCSPEIGYIDESNAFVAYGNPGHGTITATYNGISVTKDVTIQETDFAMRLDSVILDGYEEYPIEISAIIDDKEFVLNPSTPQWEVADPEICGISNGVLSGLKNGVTTVTGKLDDFTGSLKVKVEIPQTHIQQADQFTSGWELTSISAITDVALTPHANGETNLEYTYKSGRQPYIQMAKTFSFYSIPDTFRITLNTGDTKCSKITMSMKGGLMPTSQIMEWPAVNPNEDFTYEVAMNDFLDDKEDLGNYPVQFQYLKFFLDASSQTAGQKYKIRIKNFDLVYDKVTLSVPNIALASALRVFPNPVKAGETDVYLQIEEPAEISVQVYDLNGKLLVSKDYGKCESGVIAIPISSLQPGNYLLNINKDGKSDVAKLIIK
- a CDS encoding phosphodiester glycosidase family protein, whose protein sequence is MKKELFVFALSALCGLSAEATINIAGVEKQVDTLECRTVGPGVQYVRMHMPEYPLDVYTMTIDLNNPYNDVDAFIGKNHAGSTEAMTSAYTRLSTPEHQSIGSINGNFWIVSGQNMDDRLLGQPHSGCIVNGEIATEPNGWNRAGRGDEIEKLQEIGFVVLDQEKKMWIDDMNFEAKVINAANESFAIAEVNRIRNENEIVLYNHFTGQTTSDIDGTDVLIKPVEGASWGLNKDVECVVTRIVQSKGGTELEEGEYALSGNGTGAEFLNQMNVGDKVKINTKLTTRTDNLIPIAEQMLTGNALVMREGKLTPRNENEAYNSQTYSRSGIGMSQDGKTLYLIVIDYKSSTSVGTNTATMCYILKQAGAWNVANMDAGGSAQMMLRGNLVNNPADGKERPVSNGFMIFTNAPEDNTLNSLAFDNYNLEVPSYSCFEPTILGYNSYGVLIDTDVQEFTLSCDASLGTISSDGKKFYASPNATSGYLHVTSGTATGKIKVTVKETDIVMKNSEIIADKAHPYSLEVISHIGENTFTYDPSSLSWSIEDPTVCKIENGILTGIKNGTTNITGSIGNFSGNMKVTVEIPESPKIPADDFSGWTTKSISSITDATVTPSGNNQAILGFTYKTGRLPYVEMDKAITLYSIPDTLRMLINSEIPVSKIQIACKANGDKEQYLEYEGITVNEDYLISIPLSDITGKNNRGGFPVSLNYIKFYINTTGTISGQAYKIHIKEFSLVYNGIESGIDETVAGNKNMVVYPNPITGNTLFLQGENIVPGSSIRIYDRVGALILEQLLDETGIVNIGDQQPGVYIVNVQNELGTHVCKIVIQ